One stretch of Microbacterium faecale DNA includes these proteins:
- the coaA gene encoding type I pantothenate kinase, which translates to MDPASSALQPSLYRDIPRAEWARLAKGMPQPLTEQEIVQIRGLGDRLDVGEVRDVYLPMSRLLSAWARGVRQIGSEVAEFLGEEQPRIPFVVGVAGSVAVGKSTVARLLRELMSRWSDTPRVELVTTDGFLLPNAELEQRGIMDRKGFPESYDRRALVDFVTRVKSGETEVRAPFYSHMKYDIMPDASVVVRRPDVLIVEGLNVLQPPPTPNDVAVSDLFDFSIFVDADTEHIEKWFINRFLKLREGAFSNPASYFNVYQHLSDDEAIATARGIWDDINLPNLVTNVEPTKHRGTLVLRKGAQHAVERVLLRKL; encoded by the coding sequence ATGGATCCCGCCAGTAGCGCCCTGCAGCCCTCCCTTTATCGAGACATTCCTCGAGCGGAATGGGCGCGCCTGGCGAAGGGCATGCCGCAGCCGCTCACGGAGCAGGAGATCGTGCAGATCCGCGGTCTCGGAGATCGCCTCGACGTTGGCGAGGTGCGCGACGTCTACCTGCCGATGAGCCGGCTGCTGAGCGCATGGGCGCGCGGCGTACGGCAGATCGGATCCGAGGTCGCGGAGTTCCTGGGGGAGGAGCAGCCGCGGATCCCGTTCGTGGTCGGCGTCGCCGGATCCGTCGCCGTCGGAAAATCGACCGTCGCGCGTCTGCTGCGGGAGCTGATGAGCCGTTGGAGCGACACCCCGCGGGTCGAACTGGTCACGACGGACGGCTTCCTACTGCCCAACGCGGAGCTCGAACAGCGCGGGATCATGGACCGCAAGGGCTTCCCCGAGTCCTACGACCGGCGCGCGCTGGTCGACTTCGTCACCCGCGTGAAGTCCGGCGAGACGGAGGTGCGGGCGCCGTTCTATTCGCACATGAAGTACGACATCATGCCGGACGCGTCCGTCGTCGTGCGTCGGCCGGACGTGCTCATCGTCGAGGGGCTGAACGTGCTGCAGCCGCCGCCCACGCCGAACGACGTGGCGGTCAGCGATCTGTTCGATTTTTCGATCTTCGTCGACGCCGACACCGAGCACATCGAGAAGTGGTTCATCAACCGCTTCCTGAAGCTCCGCGAGGGCGCGTTTTCGAACCCCGCGTCGTACTTCAATGTCTACCAGCACCTCTCCGACGACGAGGCGATCGCGACCGCCCGCGGCATCTGGGACGACATCAACCTGCCGAACCTCGTCACGAACGTCGAGCCCACGAAGCATCGCGGCACGCTCGTGCTCCGCAAGGGCGCCCAGCACGCCGTTGAACGCGTGCTCCTCCGCAAGCTCTGA
- a CDS encoding Ppx/GppA phosphatase family protein has product MRLGVLDIGSNTVHLLVANAQPGGRPLAKTSEKSMLRVMRYLEPDGSISREGVDGILTAVRSAREVAEQENVTELLATATSAIRDATNGPEVIAEIEQAVGQSLQVLGGSEEARFTFLAVRRWFGWSAGQILLFDIGGGSLEIAGGADELPDLAESVPLGAGRMTVEFLPQDPPGDAAVERLAFHAEETLAAVATRFGRIPRPDHIVGSSKTIRSLSRLVGYKRPGWSGTPRWMLPRAALDAWIPVLARVPAESRQELPGITPERTFQITAGAVVLRAAMEALDVDELEVCPWALREGILLRYTEDMGW; this is encoded by the coding sequence ATGCGACTCGGCGTTCTCGACATCGGTTCCAATACGGTGCACCTTCTCGTGGCCAATGCGCAGCCCGGAGGGCGCCCCCTCGCCAAGACGAGTGAGAAGTCCATGTTGCGGGTCATGCGGTACCTCGAGCCCGACGGCTCCATCTCACGCGAAGGCGTCGACGGGATCCTCACGGCCGTGCGGAGCGCACGCGAGGTCGCCGAGCAGGAGAACGTGACGGAGCTGCTCGCGACCGCGACAAGCGCGATCCGCGATGCCACGAACGGTCCAGAGGTCATCGCGGAGATCGAGCAGGCCGTCGGGCAGAGCCTGCAGGTGCTCGGCGGATCCGAGGAGGCGCGCTTCACGTTCCTCGCCGTTCGCCGGTGGTTCGGCTGGTCGGCGGGACAGATCCTGCTGTTCGACATCGGCGGCGGATCCCTCGAGATCGCCGGCGGCGCCGATGAACTTCCCGACCTCGCCGAATCGGTCCCGCTCGGCGCGGGGCGCATGACGGTCGAGTTCCTCCCACAGGATCCGCCGGGTGATGCCGCCGTCGAACGGCTCGCCTTCCATGCCGAGGAGACTCTTGCGGCCGTCGCGACGCGCTTCGGGCGGATCCCGCGACCCGACCACATCGTGGGCAGCTCGAAGACGATTCGATCGCTGTCGCGGCTCGTCGGCTACAAGCGCCCTGGTTGGTCGGGCACCCCGCGCTGGATGCTGCCGCGCGCGGCACTCGATGCGTGGATCCCGGTGCTGGCACGGGTGCCCGCCGAGTCTCGGCAGGAGCTGCCGGGGATCACGCCCGAGCGCACATTCCAGATCACGGCGGGCGCGGTCGTGCTCCGCGCGGCCATGGAGGCGCTCGACGTCGACGAGCTCGAGGTATGCCCGTGGGCACTGCGCGAGGGCATCCTGCTGCGGTACACGGAGGACATGGGGTGGTGA
- a CDS encoding formylglycine-generating enzyme family protein, with amino-acid sequence MTSPAESAGCGCGCGAPSREAFVSLTPRRAAAPNTDPAAQHAVAQARIPAGTFTMGDSSGDRNPADGEVPLHAVTLSAFDIDVTSVTNADFAKFVAATGYATEAESFEFSAVFHLALQADEGDVLGVPPATPWWYGVRGADWRHPAGRHSSIDGLDDHPVVHVSWNDAQAYCAWAGRRLPIEAEWEYAARGGLDGATYPWGDDAVDADGWRANIFQGTFPDANTAEDGFATTAPVRSFAPNGYGLWQTVGNVWEWCEDWFDPNAYRSSPVRDPRGPARGQSRVLRGGSYLCHDSYCNRYRNSARSQNTPDSSMGNAGFRTVSLRDGSSA; translated from the coding sequence ATGACCTCCCCTGCCGAATCCGCCGGATGCGGGTGCGGATGCGGCGCGCCGTCGCGCGAGGCCTTCGTGTCGCTGACTCCCCGCCGGGCCGCTGCGCCGAACACCGACCCGGCGGCACAGCACGCGGTCGCGCAGGCGCGGATCCCCGCCGGCACGTTCACGATGGGCGATTCCTCTGGCGACCGCAATCCCGCGGATGGCGAGGTGCCGCTCCACGCGGTCACGCTGTCGGCATTCGACATCGACGTCACGAGCGTGACCAACGCGGACTTCGCAAAATTTGTCGCGGCGACGGGCTACGCCACGGAGGCGGAGTCCTTCGAGTTCTCGGCGGTGTTCCACCTCGCGCTTCAGGCCGACGAGGGCGACGTTCTCGGGGTTCCGCCGGCCACACCGTGGTGGTACGGCGTGCGCGGCGCGGACTGGCGCCACCCGGCGGGAAGGCATTCGTCGATCGACGGCCTCGACGATCACCCCGTCGTGCACGTCAGCTGGAACGATGCCCAGGCCTACTGCGCGTGGGCAGGCAGGCGCCTCCCGATAGAGGCGGAGTGGGAATACGCGGCTCGCGGCGGGCTCGACGGGGCAACGTACCCGTGGGGCGATGACGCTGTCGACGCCGACGGCTGGCGCGCGAACATCTTCCAGGGCACGTTCCCGGACGCCAATACCGCCGAGGATGGCTTCGCGACCACGGCCCCCGTGCGTTCCTTCGCTCCGAACGGGTATGGCCTCTGGCAGACGGTCGGCAATGTCTGGGAGTGGTGTGAAGACTGGTTCGATCCGAATGCCTACCGGTCCTCACCGGTGCGGGATCCGCGGGGACCGGCCCGTGGGCAGTCGCGCGTGCTGCGCGGCGGTAGCTACCTCTGCCACGATTCATACTGCAACCGCTACCGAAACTCCGCGCGATCACAGAACACGCCCGACTCCTCCATGGGCAATGCGGGGTTCCGCACGGTGTCGTTGCGAGACGGGAGCTCGGCGTGA
- a CDS encoding YidH family protein, giving the protein MTDRRFPRRVYRQGGEPDPRFSLANERTFLAWLRTALAMYAGAFALEAIDLPAAPGWRVAAAAVFLVLGTICAVQALLGWARTETSLRRNEPLPGLGMGGVIVVGVLVAVAIVIIGMFV; this is encoded by the coding sequence GTGACTGACAGAAGATTCCCGCGGCGCGTCTACCGCCAGGGGGGCGAACCGGATCCGCGGTTCAGCCTCGCGAACGAGCGCACCTTCCTCGCGTGGTTGCGCACGGCGCTCGCGATGTACGCCGGCGCGTTCGCCCTCGAGGCGATCGACCTGCCCGCGGCTCCCGGCTGGCGCGTCGCTGCGGCGGCGGTGTTCCTCGTGCTCGGAACGATCTGCGCCGTGCAGGCGCTGCTCGGATGGGCGCGGACAGAGACATCGCTCCGGCGTAACGAGCCGCTGCCCGGGCTCGGCATGGGCGGCGTCATCGTCGTCGGCGTGCTCGTCGCGGTCGCGATCGTCATCATCGGCATGTTCGTGTGA
- a CDS encoding DUF202 domain-containing protein yields MTVQGVYDPGLQAERTLLAWRRTCLSFAIASLIGARYTLDVFGLFAIGFGVLGSALAAGAYFAAARGYQRAQRSLHEADSPGTSGTPVLLATLAALLVGAACAVFIAFGSSTL; encoded by the coding sequence ATGACCGTTCAGGGCGTCTACGATCCGGGGCTACAGGCCGAGCGCACGCTGCTGGCGTGGCGCCGCACGTGCCTGTCGTTCGCGATCGCGAGCCTCATCGGCGCCCGGTACACGCTCGACGTCTTCGGACTGTTCGCGATCGGGTTCGGCGTTCTCGGATCCGCTCTCGCCGCGGGCGCCTACTTCGCGGCGGCACGCGGCTACCAGCGCGCCCAGCGCTCGCTGCACGAGGCGGACTCGCCCGGCACGAGCGGCACGCCCGTCCTGCTGGCGACGCTCGCCGCGCTGCTCGTCGGCGCGGCATGTGCTGTGTTCATCGCGTTCGGCTCGAGCACGCTCTAG
- the glmM gene encoding phosphoglucosamine mutase produces the protein MALFGTDGVRGLANGTLTADLALNLAQATAVVLGQGRFAEARRAEGRRTKAVIARDSRISGDFLGAAVAAGLAASGVDVYDADVIPTPALAFLVNDFDADFGIMISASHNPAPDNGIKIFARGGVKLPDVVEQRIEEHLVTEKLLPTGRDVGRIARFADAEDRYLLHLLGALPARLDGLHVVLDCANGAASGVSPQLFADAGARVTVVGADPDGMNINDGVGSTHLEVLQRAVVGHGADIGIAHDGDADRCLAVDASGKVLDGDQIMAILAVSMHERGRLVDNTLVATVMSNLGLQLAMERHGIRVLQTSVGDRYVLEAMNAGGYALGGEQSGHVIIKEYATTGDGLLTGLQLTAEMARTGRSLADLASIMTVLPQTMINVDGVDKEGVGDEEVQAAVRAVEAELGDSGRVLLRPSGTEALVRVMVEASTHEIAQDAAERLATVVRERLAL, from the coding sequence ATGGCTCTGTTCGGCACGGACGGCGTCCGGGGGCTCGCCAACGGCACCCTCACCGCCGACCTTGCACTCAACCTGGCCCAGGCGACCGCGGTCGTCCTGGGCCAGGGCCGTTTCGCGGAGGCGCGCCGTGCGGAAGGCCGTCGCACGAAGGCGGTCATCGCGCGCGACTCCCGCATCTCCGGCGACTTCCTCGGTGCGGCCGTCGCAGCGGGCCTCGCCGCGAGTGGTGTCGACGTCTACGACGCCGACGTGATCCCGACCCCGGCGCTCGCGTTCCTCGTGAACGACTTCGACGCCGACTTCGGGATCATGATCTCGGCGTCGCACAACCCGGCTCCCGACAACGGGATCAAGATCTTCGCGCGCGGCGGTGTGAAGCTGCCCGACGTCGTCGAGCAGCGCATCGAAGAGCATCTCGTCACAGAGAAGCTGCTGCCGACCGGCCGTGACGTCGGTCGCATCGCGCGATTCGCCGATGCCGAGGACCGCTACCTGCTGCACCTGTTGGGCGCGCTGCCTGCACGACTCGACGGCCTGCACGTCGTCCTCGACTGTGCCAACGGCGCCGCGAGCGGCGTCTCGCCGCAGTTGTTCGCCGATGCCGGCGCGCGCGTGACCGTTGTCGGCGCGGACCCGGACGGCATGAACATCAACGACGGCGTCGGCTCCACCCACCTGGAGGTCCTGCAGCGCGCGGTCGTCGGGCACGGCGCCGACATCGGCATCGCGCACGACGGCGACGCCGACCGATGCCTGGCCGTCGACGCGTCGGGTAAGGTGCTCGATGGCGACCAGATCATGGCGATCCTCGCGGTGTCGATGCACGAGCGCGGCAGGCTCGTCGATAACACGCTCGTCGCGACCGTGATGAGCAACCTCGGGTTGCAGCTTGCGATGGAGCGCCACGGGATCCGCGTGCTCCAGACGTCTGTCGGCGACCGTTACGTGCTCGAGGCGATGAACGCTGGCGGCTACGCCCTCGGCGGCGAGCAGTCAGGGCACGTGATCATCAAGGAGTACGCCACGACCGGCGACGGCCTGCTGACCGGTCTGCAGCTAACCGCCGAGATGGCGCGCACGGGACGGTCGCTTGCCGACCTCGCTTCGATCATGACGGTGCTGCCGCAGACGATGATCAACGTCGACGGCGTCGACAAGGAAGGCGTCGGTGACGAAGAGGTGCAGGCCGCCGTACGCGCCGTCGAGGCCGAGCTGGGAGACAGCGGCCGCGTGTTGCTGCGCCCCTCCGGCACCGAGGCGCTCGTGCGCGTCATGGTCGAGGCATCGACGCACGAGATCGCCCAAGACGCCGCCGAACGCCTCGCGACCGTCGTCCGGGAGCGCCTGGCGCTCTGA
- the rpsI gene encoding 30S ribosomal protein S9 gives MTEDVQNYSTETPATVEADAEAPRPVVSVPGAAVGRRKRAIARVRLIPGAGTFTVNGRTLEEYFPNKLHQQLITDPFTLLGLTGSYDVIARIGGGGPSGQAGALRLAIARALNEIDRENNRPSLKKAGFLTRDARVIERKKAGLKKARKASQFSKR, from the coding sequence GTGACTGAAGACGTTCAGAACTACTCCACTGAGACCCCGGCCACGGTCGAGGCTGACGCCGAGGCCCCGCGCCCCGTCGTCAGCGTCCCCGGCGCTGCCGTGGGTCGTCGCAAGCGCGCCATCGCGCGCGTGCGCCTGATCCCCGGTGCGGGCACCTTCACGGTGAACGGCCGCACGCTCGAGGAGTACTTCCCCAACAAGCTGCACCAGCAGCTCATCACCGACCCGTTCACGCTGCTCGGCCTCACCGGCTCGTACGACGTGATCGCGCGCATCGGCGGCGGCGGACCCTCGGGTCAGGCCGGTGCGCTGCGCCTCGCGATCGCCCGTGCGCTCAACGAGATCGACCGCGAGAACAACCGCCCCTCGCTCAAGAAGGCCGGATTCCTCACGCGCGACGCTCGCGTCATCGAGCGCAAGAAGGCCGGCCTCAAGAAGGCCCGCAAGGCGTCGCAGTTCTCGAAGCGCTGA
- the rplM gene encoding 50S ribosomal protein L13 yields MTRTYTPKAGDAQREWLVIDATDVVLGRLASHAAILLRGKHKTTFAPHMDMGDHVIIVNAEKVVLTSNKAQRKMAYRHSGFPGGLKSISYEELLEKNPVRAVEKAIRGMLPKNTLGREQLKKLKVYAGAEHPHAAQKPQTYIFDQVAQ; encoded by the coding sequence GTGACGCGCACTTACACCCCGAAGGCCGGTGACGCCCAGCGCGAGTGGCTCGTGATCGACGCCACCGACGTCGTTCTCGGTCGCCTCGCTTCGCACGCCGCCATCCTTCTGCGTGGCAAGCACAAGACCACCTTCGCCCCCCACATGGACATGGGCGACCACGTCATCATCGTCAACGCCGAAAAGGTCGTCCTGACCAGCAACAAGGCGCAGCGCAAGATGGCCTACCGCCACTCGGGCTTCCCGGGCGGCCTGAAGTCGATCAGCTACGAGGAGCTTCTCGAGAAGAACCCCGTCCGCGCGGTCGAGAAGGCCATCCGCGGCATGCTCCCCAAGAACACGCTGGGCCGTGAGCAGCTCAAGAAGCTGAAGGTGTACGCCGGTGCCGAGCACCCGCACGCCGCTCAGAAGCCCCAGACGTACATTTTCGACCAGGTCGCCCAGTAA
- a CDS encoding HAD-IIB family hydrolase, whose protein sequence is MTASQPLVVAFDLDDTLAPSKSPVDPRIAQQLVDLARRVEVAVISGGQITQFRSQLVDRLPDAANALAHIHLLPTCGTAYYRHDGSEFALLYSRDLTDDEKSRALAAVEEEAKRLGYWETDTWGEILEDRGSQITFSALGQAAPVDAKTAWDPTSEKKSALRDAVAARIPDLEVRSGGSTSVDITRKGIDKAYGMNQLSEQTGVSLDDMLFYGDRLDEGGNDRPVLDMGVECVAVTGWEDTAEKLDVLLAGLPQRIA, encoded by the coding sequence ATGACCGCTTCTCAGCCGCTCGTCGTCGCGTTCGATCTCGACGATACGCTCGCCCCGTCGAAGTCGCCCGTCGATCCGCGCATCGCGCAGCAGCTCGTCGACCTCGCGCGCCGCGTGGAGGTCGCCGTCATCTCCGGTGGCCAGATCACACAGTTCCGTTCGCAGCTCGTCGACCGCCTGCCCGACGCCGCCAACGCGCTCGCGCACATCCACCTGCTGCCGACGTGCGGCACGGCATATTACCGCCACGACGGATCCGAGTTCGCGCTGCTCTACTCGCGCGACCTCACCGACGACGAGAAGTCACGCGCGCTCGCGGCCGTCGAGGAGGAGGCAAAGCGCCTCGGCTACTGGGAGACAGACACCTGGGGCGAGATCCTCGAGGACCGCGGCTCGCAGATCACCTTCTCGGCGCTCGGCCAAGCGGCCCCCGTCGACGCGAAGACGGCGTGGGATCCGACGAGCGAGAAGAAGTCGGCCCTCCGCGACGCCGTGGCGGCTCGGATCCCCGACCTCGAGGTGCGTTCGGGCGGATCCACGTCGGTCGACATCACCCGCAAGGGCATCGACAAGGCGTACGGCATGAATCAGCTCTCCGAGCAGACGGGCGTCTCGCTCGACGACATGCTGTTCTACGGCGACCGCCTCGACGAGGGCGGCAACGACCGCCCCGTGCTCGACATGGGCGTCGAGTGCGTCGCCGTCACCGGGTGGGAAGACACGGCGGAGAAGCTCGACGTGCTGCTCGCGGGGCTACCGCAGCGGATCGCCTGA
- a CDS encoding endonuclease/exonuclease/phosphatase family protein: MRILSYNLRKHAAAAELDARAERWDPDVMCLQEADVENLPSRIEGLRLAAATDRNRLGLAIYYRESSYHFVESVSMGLKKSLHDIVLRPAHERLLGVQLFDIDGGREITFASFHAAPLTALNSLRRSQIRSALQALEHLGPGTPTFMAGDYNYPVFKERLGDQIREHGYDMTLSDTRTYTRYRFFKGHYDFVTSRGLSIGEVITLPQGASDHLPILIEAEYRRDRR, from the coding sequence ATGCGAATCCTGTCGTACAACCTTCGCAAGCACGCAGCCGCGGCCGAGCTCGATGCCAGGGCCGAGCGCTGGGACCCCGACGTCATGTGCCTGCAGGAGGCCGATGTCGAGAACCTCCCGAGCCGAATCGAGGGTCTGCGGCTCGCCGCTGCGACCGACCGCAACCGCCTCGGACTCGCCATCTACTACCGCGAGAGCTCGTACCACTTCGTCGAGTCTGTCTCGATGGGGCTCAAGAAGTCGCTCCACGACATCGTCCTGCGTCCCGCGCACGAGCGGTTGCTCGGCGTGCAGCTGTTCGACATCGACGGCGGCCGCGAGATCACGTTCGCGTCGTTCCACGCGGCGCCGCTCACGGCCCTCAACTCGCTGCGGCGCTCGCAGATCCGATCGGCGCTGCAGGCGCTCGAGCACCTCGGTCCCGGCACGCCGACCTTCATGGCCGGCGACTACAACTACCCCGTGTTCAAGGAGCGCCTCGGCGACCAGATCCGCGAACACGGCTACGACATGACCCTCAGCGACACGCGCACCTACACGCGGTACCGCTTCTTCAAGGGCCACTACGACTTCGTCACGAGCCGCGGGCTCTCGATCGGCGAGGTCATCACGCTGCCGCAGGGCGCGAGCGACCACCTGCCGATCCTGATCGAGGCCGAGTACCGCCGCGACCGGCGGTAG
- the truA gene encoding tRNA pseudouridine(38-40) synthase TruA has product MGAFARPESRRVRLDIAYDGAEFRGWATQPSLRTVQGTLEDALWRILRSDVRLVVAGRTDAGVHATGQVAHVDLDEQQWARATRLSRGGSSDPDPAAPLARKLQGVLGPYADVAVSRTSIAPEGFDARFSAAWRRYTYRIADRTVGYNPLQRRDTTFVRVPLDGEAMNAAASTLVGLHDFAAYCKPREGATTVRTLLEFDWRRGADGVLVANVKADAFCHSMVRALVGACVAVGEGRLDVADVAQLRDERTRTSAFTVLDARGLTLTEVGYPPDDQLAARAEQTRARRDPLDVIDDS; this is encoded by the coding sequence ATGGGTGCTTTTGCGCGACCGGAATCGCGCCGGGTCCGGCTCGACATCGCGTACGACGGGGCCGAGTTCCGCGGCTGGGCGACGCAGCCCAGTCTGCGCACGGTGCAGGGCACGCTCGAAGACGCACTGTGGCGGATCCTGCGCAGCGACGTGCGTCTCGTGGTCGCCGGGCGTACCGATGCCGGGGTGCACGCCACGGGGCAGGTCGCGCACGTCGATCTCGACGAACAACAGTGGGCGCGTGCCACGCGTCTGAGCCGCGGCGGATCGTCGGACCCGGACCCCGCCGCACCGCTCGCGCGCAAGCTGCAAGGGGTGTTGGGGCCCTATGCCGACGTCGCCGTCTCGCGTACGAGCATCGCTCCGGAGGGCTTCGATGCGCGGTTCTCGGCCGCGTGGCGACGGTACACGTACCGCATCGCCGATCGGACCGTGGGATACAACCCCCTGCAGCGCCGCGACACGACGTTCGTGCGCGTCCCGCTCGACGGTGAGGCGATGAACGCCGCCGCCTCGACGCTCGTCGGGCTGCACGACTTCGCCGCCTACTGCAAGCCGCGTGAGGGCGCGACGACCGTCCGGACGTTGCTCGAGTTCGACTGGCGCCGCGGAGCCGACGGCGTGCTCGTCGCGAACGTGAAGGCCGACGCTTTCTGCCACTCGATGGTGCGAGCGCTCGTCGGCGCGTGCGTCGCCGTGGGGGAGGGGCGCCTTGACGTCGCGGACGTCGCTCAGCTGCGCGACGAGCGTACGCGCACGAGCGCCTTCACTGTGCTTGATGCGCGGGGACTCACGCTGACCGAGGTGGGCTATCCACCGGACGATCAGCTCGCGGCGCGCGCCGAGCAGACACGCGCCCGGAGGGATCCGCTTGATGTCATAGACGATTCGTAG
- the mtnN gene encoding 5'-methylthioadenosine/S-adenosylhomocysteine nucleosidase: MTAIVLQVAMEEEAQPFLDAAREASDPIPVGRAVHRGIVLGDATVVLVISGIGMVNAADAAAGALHRYGPEGVILVSVGSAGGLASDARVGDVVVGGSVVNLDADARAFGYELGQVPGMPASYAADPALVAALTDAAGDVREAAMGSGEKFVTTELAHVLRRDFPAVRTVDMETAAIAQIAHNHGVRFAACRAISDLCAPDSDEFATHIDDAAARSAQVVIEALTRLAA; this comes from the coding sequence ATGACCGCAATCGTCCTCCAGGTCGCGATGGAGGAGGAGGCGCAGCCGTTCCTCGACGCCGCGCGCGAGGCGAGTGACCCGATCCCCGTCGGGCGCGCGGTCCACCGTGGCATCGTGCTCGGTGACGCGACTGTCGTGCTCGTGATCAGCGGCATCGGCATGGTCAACGCCGCTGACGCCGCCGCCGGTGCGCTCCACCGCTACGGACCGGAGGGCGTGATCCTCGTGAGCGTCGGCTCCGCGGGCGGGCTCGCGTCGGATGCTCGCGTCGGCGATGTCGTCGTGGGCGGATCCGTGGTGAATCTCGACGCGGACGCGCGCGCCTTCGGCTACGAGCTCGGGCAAGTGCCCGGGATGCCGGCGTCCTATGCCGCGGATCCGGCCCTTGTCGCGGCGCTCACCGACGCCGCGGGCGACGTGCGTGAAGCGGCGATGGGGTCCGGCGAGAAGTTCGTCACGACTGAGCTTGCCCACGTGCTGCGGCGGGATTTCCCAGCGGTGCGGACCGTCGACATGGAGACGGCCGCCATCGCGCAGATCGCGCACAACCACGGCGTCCGCTTCGCCGCGTGCCGGGCGATCAGCGACCTGTGCGCCCCCGACTCGGACGAGTTCGCCACCCACATCGACGACGCGGCCGCCCGCTCGGCGCAGGTCGTCATCGAGGCGCTCACGCGGCTGGCGGCATGA
- a CDS encoding S-ribosylhomocysteine lyase, with protein MTDQGRMNVESFNLDHTKVAAPYLRVADRKTLPAGDVIVKFDVRFAQPNVDHLEMPVIHSIEHLFAEKSRDHSSRVLDFSPMGCQTGFYLIVEGEHTTEEVADLVAATLTDILDATEVPAANTVQCGWGASHSLDGAKTAVRAFLAKRDEWLTVFADGSA; from the coding sequence GTGACTGATCAGGGCCGGATGAACGTCGAATCCTTCAACCTCGACCACACGAAGGTCGCTGCGCCGTATCTGCGGGTGGCCGACCGGAAGACGCTCCCCGCGGGCGACGTGATCGTCAAGTTCGACGTGCGGTTCGCGCAGCCGAACGTCGACCATCTCGAGATGCCGGTGATCCACTCGATCGAGCACCTGTTCGCCGAGAAGAGCCGCGACCACTCGAGCCGCGTCCTCGACTTCTCGCCGATGGGATGCCAGACGGGCTTCTACCTGATCGTCGAGGGCGAGCACACGACCGAGGAGGTCGCCGACCTCGTTGCCGCGACGCTCACCGACATCCTCGACGCGACCGAGGTACCCGCCGCCAACACCGTGCAGTGCGGATGGGGAGCGAGCCACTCGCTGGACGGCGCGAAGACCGCTGTGCGTGCGTTCCTCGCGAAGCGCGACGAGTGGCTGACGGTGTTCGCGGACGGCTCGGCATGA
- a CDS encoding ABC transporter permease — MSISRQEVLHALSFRNISAIYILAVMVIVFSIWIPDRFLQLGVWRSLLDAEALTGIAAIGALVPLIAGSLNLAIGAQVGFAAIVSAWMLARAGLPIAIQLPLVLVVGAAIGFVTAIVITKLRVEPIIATLGMSSILLAGMAWVSNSQQILDLGPDYRMIAATQIFGITVPVYLLLIVAFASWYVLERTPAGRRMYAAGFNPEAARLAGVRVESMQIWSLTAGGAIAALAGAVLTSRINAGDPTVGPSFLLPALTAVFLGSTQFKGGRFNVWGTVVAMYVLAVGIKGLQLAGLPNWVNDLFYGLALLLAVALSKWEKTARRTSAVGRIVNAVLRR, encoded by the coding sequence GTGAGCATCTCCCGCCAAGAAGTCCTGCACGCCCTGTCATTCCGCAACATCAGCGCGATCTACATCCTCGCCGTGATGGTGATCGTCTTCTCGATCTGGATCCCCGACAGGTTCCTCCAGCTCGGAGTGTGGCGCTCTCTACTCGACGCCGAGGCGCTGACGGGCATCGCCGCGATCGGTGCGCTCGTTCCGCTCATCGCCGGTTCGCTGAACCTCGCGATCGGCGCCCAGGTCGGGTTCGCCGCCATCGTCTCAGCCTGGATGCTCGCGCGTGCCGGCCTCCCGATCGCGATCCAGCTGCCGCTCGTGCTGGTCGTCGGCGCCGCAATCGGATTTGTCACGGCGATCGTGATCACGAAGCTCCGCGTTGAGCCGATCATCGCCACGCTCGGGATGAGCTCGATTCTCCTCGCCGGAATGGCATGGGTGTCGAACAGTCAACAGATCCTGGATCTCGGTCCCGACTATCGAATGATCGCGGCGACGCAGATCTTCGGGATCACCGTCCCCGTCTACCTCCTGCTGATCGTGGCGTTCGCGAGCTGGTACGTGCTCGAACGCACGCCCGCCGGTCGGCGAATGTACGCGGCCGGATTCAACCCCGAGGCCGCGCGGCTCGCGGGCGTCCGCGTCGAGTCGATGCAGATCTGGAGTCTGACGGCGGGCGGCGCCATCGCCGCACTCGCCGGAGCCGTTCTGACGAGCCGCATCAACGCAGGGGATCCGACGGTCGGACCGAGCTTCCTGCTCCCTGCGCTGACCGCCGTGTTCCTCGGCTCTACCCAGTTCAAGGGCGGTCGGTTCAACGTCTGGGGCACGGTCGTGGCCATGTACGTACTCGCGGTGGGAATCAAGGGGCTGCAGCTTGCGGGGCTCCCCAACTGGGTGAATGACCTCTTCTACGGTCTCGCGCTGCTTCTCGCCGTTGCGCTCTCGAAGTGGGAGAAGACCGCCCGCCGTACGTCGGCGGTCGGACGCATCGTGAACGCGGTGTTGCGCCGGTAA